Proteins encoded by one window of Anaeromyxobacter diazotrophicus:
- the sucC gene encoding ADP-forming succinate--CoA ligase subunit beta, with the protein MKIHEYQAKEILRKFGVAVPRGYLAVTPLEAEGAARQLGGGIAAVKAQIHAGGRGKGGGVKLARSPDEARQHAEAMLGMKLKTPQTGPDGQLVRKVYIEEGCRIARELYLGMTLDRETGRVTVMASIEGGVDIEEVAQKTPEKILKEAVDPLTGLLPFQARRLAFGLGLTGDTVHAFVRFATGLYNAYVATDASLAEINPLVITVQGDVLALDAKLNFDDNALYRHPDIAAMRDPDEEDPKENQAKEYDLSYIALDGDIGCMVNGAGLAMATMDIIKLSGGRPANFLDVGGGADEDRVTAAFKILLSDPHVKAVLVNIFGGIMKCDVIANGIVAAAKQVGLSIPLVVRLEGTNVELGKEILAHSDLKIVPADDLGDAARKAVAASRAA; encoded by the coding sequence TTGAAGATCCACGAGTACCAGGCGAAAGAGATCCTGCGGAAGTTCGGGGTGGCGGTGCCGCGCGGTTACCTCGCGGTCACGCCGCTCGAGGCCGAGGGCGCGGCGCGGCAGCTCGGCGGCGGGATCGCGGCGGTGAAGGCCCAGATCCACGCCGGCGGCCGCGGCAAGGGCGGCGGCGTGAAGCTGGCCCGCTCGCCGGACGAGGCGCGCCAGCACGCCGAGGCGATGCTGGGCATGAAGCTCAAGACCCCGCAGACCGGCCCCGACGGCCAGCTCGTGCGCAAGGTCTACATCGAGGAGGGCTGCCGCATCGCGCGCGAGCTCTACCTCGGCATGACGCTCGACCGCGAGACCGGCCGCGTCACGGTGATGGCCTCGATCGAGGGCGGGGTCGACATCGAGGAGGTGGCGCAGAAGACCCCCGAGAAGATCCTGAAGGAGGCGGTGGACCCGCTCACCGGGCTCCTGCCGTTCCAGGCGCGCCGGCTCGCCTTCGGGCTCGGCCTCACCGGCGACACCGTGCACGCGTTCGTGCGGTTCGCGACCGGCCTCTACAACGCCTACGTCGCGACCGACGCCTCGCTGGCCGAGATCAACCCGCTCGTCATCACCGTGCAGGGCGACGTGCTGGCGCTCGACGCGAAGCTCAACTTCGACGACAACGCGCTCTACCGCCACCCGGACATCGCGGCCATGCGCGATCCGGACGAGGAGGACCCGAAGGAGAACCAGGCCAAGGAGTACGACCTCTCCTACATCGCGCTCGACGGGGACATCGGCTGCATGGTGAACGGCGCCGGGCTGGCGATGGCCACCATGGACATCATCAAGCTCTCCGGCGGGCGCCCGGCCAACTTCCTCGACGTGGGCGGCGGGGCCGACGAGGACCGCGTCACCGCGGCCTTCAAGATCCTGCTCTCCGACCCGCACGTGAAGGCGGTGCTGGTCAACATCTTCGGCGGCATCATGAAGTGCGACGTCATCGCCAACGGCATCGTGGCGGCGGCGAAGCAGGTCGGGCTCTCCATCCCGCTCGTGGTCCGGCTCGAGGGGACGAACGTCGAGCTGGGCAAGGAGATCCTCGCCCACTCCGACCTCAAGATCGTGCCGGCCGACGACCTGGGCGACGCGGCGCGCAAGGCCGTGGCCGCTTCCCGCGCCGCCTAG
- the sucD gene encoding succinate--CoA ligase subunit alpha: MSILVDRNTRVLVQGITGSAGSFHAEQMLAYGTKLVAGVTPGRGGTRFQGEVPIFHTVQQAVRETGANACCIFVPPPYAADAIIEAADAGIELIVAITEGIPVLDMVKVRRDLKDRAAARLIGPNCPGLITPGQCKIGIMPGHIHRPGRVGVVSRSGTLTYEAVHQLTQLGLGQSTAVGIGGDPVHGTDFVDVLSRFEQDPETDAVIMIGEIGGTEEERGAEFVKTSMSKPVVGFIAGRTAPPGKRMGHAGAVISGGSGTAEAKLEAMRAAGITVCDGPHLLGKTMKDVLDRRGARPRAAPVRTKTRTPAPSRAAARSAAPSQRGGKAAKKAAKGERE, from the coding sequence GTGAGCATCCTCGTCGACAGGAACACGCGCGTCCTCGTGCAAGGGATCACCGGCTCCGCCGGCAGCTTCCACGCCGAGCAGATGCTGGCCTACGGGACGAAGCTGGTGGCCGGCGTCACGCCCGGCCGCGGCGGGACCCGCTTCCAGGGCGAGGTGCCCATCTTCCACACCGTGCAGCAGGCGGTGAGGGAGACGGGCGCCAACGCGTGTTGCATCTTCGTGCCGCCCCCCTACGCGGCCGACGCCATCATCGAGGCCGCCGACGCCGGCATCGAGCTCATCGTCGCCATCACCGAGGGCATCCCGGTGCTCGACATGGTGAAGGTGCGCCGGGACCTGAAGGACCGCGCCGCGGCGCGCCTCATCGGCCCGAACTGCCCCGGCCTCATCACCCCCGGGCAGTGCAAGATCGGCATCATGCCGGGCCACATCCACCGGCCCGGCCGCGTCGGGGTGGTGTCGCGCTCGGGCACGCTCACCTACGAGGCGGTGCACCAGCTCACCCAGCTCGGCCTGGGCCAGTCGACGGCGGTCGGGATCGGCGGCGATCCGGTGCACGGCACGGACTTCGTGGACGTGCTCTCGCGCTTCGAGCAGGACCCCGAGACCGACGCCGTCATCATGATCGGCGAGATCGGCGGCACCGAGGAGGAGCGCGGCGCCGAGTTCGTGAAGACCAGCATGTCGAAGCCGGTGGTGGGGTTCATCGCCGGCCGGACCGCCCCGCCCGGCAAGCGGATGGGCCACGCCGGCGCGGTCATCTCGGGCGGCAGCGGCACCGCCGAGGCGAAGCTCGAGGCGATGCGCGCGGCCGGGATCACCGTCTGCGACGGCCCGCACCTGCTCGGCAAGACGATGAAGGACGTGCTGGACCGGCGGGGCGCGCGGCCGCGCGCGGCGCCGGTCCGGACCAAGACGCGGACGCCGGCCCCATCGCGGGCGGCCGCGCGCAGCGCCGCCCCCTCGCAGCGCGGAGGGAAGGCCGCCAAGAAGGCGGCCAAGGGCGAGCGCGAGTAG
- the ndk gene encoding nucleoside-diphosphate kinase, with protein sequence MSKERTLSIIKPDGVEKGVIGKVIGRFEEEGLKPVAIRMARLSQAEAEGFYAVHKARPFFKDLVSFMTSGPVVLMVLEGENAVAKNREVMGATDPAKAAPNTLRKLHASNIEKNTVHGSDSADNAKVEIAYFFPETAISAYEWKR encoded by the coding sequence ATGTCGAAGGAACGCACGCTGTCCATCATCAAGCCCGACGGCGTCGAGAAGGGCGTCATCGGAAAGGTCATCGGCCGCTTCGAGGAGGAGGGCCTGAAGCCGGTCGCCATCCGGATGGCGCGGCTCTCCCAGGCGGAGGCCGAGGGCTTCTACGCGGTCCACAAGGCGCGTCCGTTCTTCAAGGACCTGGTCTCGTTCATGACGAGCGGCCCGGTGGTGCTGATGGTGCTCGAGGGCGAGAACGCGGTGGCGAAGAACCGCGAGGTCATGGGCGCGACCGACCCCGCCAAGGCGGCCCCCAACACGCTCCGCAAGCTGCACGCCTCCAACATCGAGAAGAACACCGTCCACGGCTCGGACAGCGCCGACAACGCCAAGGTCGAGATCGCCTACTTCTTCCCCGAGACGGCCATCAGCGCGTACGAGTGGAAGCGGTAG
- a CDS encoding hemolysin family protein produces MSSWEPVVGLLLILASAFCSGSETALTALGEPRARQLAESAGRRGRRLGLWLARPEGVLSTLLVGNTLVNIGAGAMAGDLAHRLAASHAWPDGSVLAIATALTTCAILFAGEIIPKTLAKRHPTRWALAAMPAVQLLYWALWPVTTGLVRATNRIVAALGGARAPTPAVTSAEIEYLIEMGTREGVLDEVKEELLNSVLEFADRVVKEVMVPRTRMAAIDRDAPPEEILRIVTENPYSRMPVYRDSIDDVRGVLLVREMVPELAKSPKSAVAALDRLMKPPFFVPEQMKISRLLKEMQKRKTHLAIVVDEFGGTSGLATLEDVLEEIVGEIQDEGDVEAAPVREAAPGVYLADAGVPLRELEEFLNEHAEGEGDDPDHAVKFPEEGDYETLGGFVTATAGRVPHVGALVAWDGLTFTVRGGDERRVTKVEIARRRAPAAGEPAPELPEPARQAAGGRRA; encoded by the coding sequence ATGTCGTCATGGGAGCCGGTCGTGGGGCTCCTCCTCATCCTCGCCTCGGCCTTCTGCTCCGGCTCCGAGACCGCCCTCACCGCGCTCGGGGAGCCGCGCGCGCGCCAGCTGGCCGAGTCGGCCGGCCGGCGCGGCCGCCGGCTGGGGCTGTGGCTCGCGCGCCCGGAGGGCGTGCTCTCGACGCTCCTCGTCGGCAACACGCTCGTCAACATCGGCGCCGGCGCCATGGCCGGCGACCTGGCGCACCGCCTGGCGGCCTCGCACGCCTGGCCGGACGGCTCGGTGCTGGCGATCGCCACCGCGCTCACCACCTGCGCCATCCTCTTCGCCGGCGAGATCATCCCCAAGACGCTCGCGAAGCGTCACCCCACGCGCTGGGCGCTCGCCGCCATGCCGGCGGTCCAGCTCCTCTACTGGGCCCTCTGGCCGGTGACGACCGGCCTCGTCCGGGCCACCAACCGCATCGTGGCGGCCCTCGGCGGGGCCCGCGCGCCGACGCCCGCCGTGACGAGCGCCGAGATCGAGTACCTCATCGAGATGGGCACGCGCGAGGGCGTGCTCGACGAGGTGAAGGAGGAGCTGCTCAACAGCGTCCTCGAGTTCGCCGACCGGGTGGTGAAGGAGGTCATGGTGCCGCGCACGCGCATGGCCGCCATCGACCGCGACGCGCCGCCGGAGGAGATCCTGCGCATCGTCACCGAGAACCCGTACAGCAGGATGCCGGTCTACCGCGACTCGATCGACGACGTGCGGGGGGTGCTGCTCGTGCGCGAGATGGTGCCGGAGCTGGCGAAGAGCCCCAAGAGCGCGGTGGCGGCGCTCGACCGGCTCATGAAGCCGCCCTTCTTCGTGCCCGAGCAGATGAAGATCTCGCGCCTGCTGAAGGAGATGCAGAAGCGCAAGACGCACCTCGCCATCGTGGTGGACGAGTTCGGGGGCACGAGCGGGCTCGCCACCCTGGAGGACGTCCTGGAGGAGATCGTCGGCGAGATCCAGGACGAGGGGGACGTCGAGGCGGCGCCGGTGCGCGAGGCCGCGCCCGGCGTGTACCTGGCGGACGCCGGCGTGCCGCTCCGGGAGCTGGAGGAGTTCCTCAACGAGCACGCGGAGGGCGAGGGCGACGACCCGGACCACGCCGTGAAGTTCCCCGAGGAGGGCGACTACGAGACGCTGGGCGGGTTCGTCACCGCCACCGCCGGCCGCGTGCCGCACGTGGGCGCGCTGGTGGCCTGGGACGGGCTCACCTTCACCGTGCGCGGCGGCGACGAGCGGCGCGTCACCAAGGTCGAGATCGCGCGGCGCCGGGCCCCGGCGGCGGGCGAGCCGGCGCCGGAGCTGCCCGAGCCGGCGCGCCAGGCCGCGGGCGGGCGCCGGGCGTGA
- the rlmN gene encoding 23S rRNA (adenine(2503)-C(2))-methyltransferase RlmN has translation MTERLPDLRAFPLPRLAAALEALGEKPYRARQLFRWLHQKGAASFDEMTDLPRELRARLAERFALLTLERAEEHRSSDGTIKWKWRTVDGRFIESVYMPHTGNDDEEGEGPKNRERRTLCVSTQVGCAVGCVFCMTGTMGLSRNLGPGEIADQVHRANRRLLELGEGEGPRPLTNLVFMGMGEPLHNFESLKLALELLLCEDGPNFSHRHVTVSTSGLVPQLRRLGEETSVKLAVSLNATTDAQRDALMPVNRRYPIAELLAACRAFPMKQGRRITFEYVLLGGVNDGDDDAERLAHLLRGLPAKVNLIPYNANPGLGFAAPAPARVEAFRDVLLARQVTAVVRKNRGQDIAAACGQLAAEGGPGDPRRRRGPAASP, from the coding sequence GTGACGGAGCGCCTCCCCGACCTGCGCGCCTTCCCGCTGCCCCGCCTGGCGGCGGCGCTGGAGGCGCTCGGCGAGAAGCCGTACCGGGCGCGCCAGCTCTTCCGCTGGCTGCACCAGAAGGGCGCCGCCTCGTTCGACGAGATGACCGACCTCCCGCGCGAGCTGCGCGCGCGGCTGGCCGAGCGCTTCGCGCTCCTCACCCTCGAGCGCGCGGAGGAGCACCGCTCCTCCGACGGCACCATCAAGTGGAAGTGGCGCACGGTCGACGGGCGCTTCATCGAGTCGGTCTACATGCCGCACACGGGGAACGACGACGAGGAGGGCGAGGGGCCGAAGAACCGCGAGCGCCGCACGCTGTGCGTGTCGACGCAGGTGGGCTGCGCGGTCGGCTGCGTCTTCTGCATGACCGGCACCATGGGGCTGTCGCGGAACCTCGGGCCGGGCGAGATCGCCGATCAGGTCCACCGCGCCAACCGGCGCCTCCTCGAGCTGGGGGAGGGGGAGGGGCCCCGCCCGCTCACGAACCTCGTCTTCATGGGGATGGGCGAGCCGCTCCACAACTTCGAGAGCCTCAAGCTCGCGCTCGAGCTGCTCCTCTGCGAGGACGGCCCGAACTTCTCCCACCGCCACGTCACCGTCTCCACCTCGGGCCTCGTCCCGCAGCTGCGGCGGCTCGGGGAGGAGACCTCGGTGAAGCTGGCGGTGAGCCTCAACGCCACCACCGACGCGCAGCGCGACGCGCTCATGCCGGTGAACCGGCGCTACCCCATCGCCGAGCTGCTCGCGGCCTGCCGCGCCTTCCCCATGAAGCAGGGGCGGCGCATCACCTTCGAGTACGTGCTGCTCGGCGGCGTGAACGACGGCGACGACGACGCCGAGCGGCTGGCGCACCTCCTGCGCGGCCTCCCGGCCAAGGTGAACCTCATCCCCTACAACGCCAACCCGGGCCTCGGCTTCGCCGCGCCCGCGCCGGCGCGGGTCGAGGCCTTCCGGGACGTGCTCCTGGCGCGCCAGGTGACGGCGGTGGTGCGGAAGAACCGCGGCCAGGACATCGCGGCGGCCTGCGGCCAGCTGGCCGCCGAGGGCGGCCCCGGCGACCCCCGCCGCCGGCGCGGCCCGGCCGCCTCGCCGTAG
- a CDS encoding PfkB family carbohydrate kinase produces the protein MSLLVVGSIALDSVETPFGRREDVLGGSATYFSTAASFFGPVRLVATVGEDFPAEHVRFLEERGVDLAGLERRAGRTFRWKGRYAFDLNTAHTLETQLNVFGDFQPELPAAYRDSRYVFLGNIDPDLQRRVLDQVKAPRFVACDTMNFWIDSKRESLLKTLRRVDMLFVNDAEARQLAGEHNVVKAARRILGFGPRAVVIKRGEYGALFFAGDHVFSACAYPLASLFDPTGAGDSFAGGFMGYLARSGREAPDVLRRAIVTGSVLASFAVEQFSLDRLATLAHDEIRGRYRELLQLAHFDELEADLFDGLRR, from the coding sequence ATGTCCCTGCTCGTCGTCGGCTCGATCGCACTCGACTCGGTGGAGACGCCCTTCGGGCGCCGCGAGGACGTGCTGGGCGGCTCGGCCACCTACTTCTCCACCGCGGCCAGCTTCTTCGGCCCGGTGCGCCTCGTGGCCACCGTCGGCGAGGACTTCCCCGCCGAGCACGTGCGCTTCCTGGAGGAGCGCGGGGTGGACCTGGCGGGCCTGGAGCGGCGCGCCGGCCGGACCTTCCGCTGGAAGGGGCGGTACGCCTTCGACCTCAACACCGCCCACACCCTCGAGACGCAGCTCAACGTCTTCGGCGACTTCCAGCCCGAGCTGCCGGCGGCCTACCGCGACTCGCGGTACGTCTTCCTGGGCAACATCGACCCGGACCTCCAGCGGCGCGTGCTCGACCAGGTGAAGGCGCCCCGGTTCGTCGCCTGCGACACGATGAACTTCTGGATCGACTCCAAGCGCGAGAGCCTGCTCAAGACGCTGCGCCGGGTCGACATGCTGTTCGTGAACGACGCCGAGGCGCGGCAGCTCGCCGGCGAGCACAACGTGGTCAAGGCGGCGCGGCGCATCCTGGGCTTCGGGCCGCGCGCGGTGGTCATCAAGCGCGGCGAGTACGGCGCGCTCTTCTTCGCCGGCGACCACGTGTTCTCCGCCTGCGCCTACCCGCTCGCCTCGCTCTTCGACCCCACCGGGGCCGGCGACAGCTTCGCCGGCGGGTTCATGGGATACCTGGCGCGCAGCGGCCGCGAGGCGCCGGACGTCCTGCGGCGCGCCATCGTGACCGGGAGCGTGCTCGCCAGCTTCGCCGTCGAGCAGTTCTCGCTCGACCGGCTGGCCACGCTGGCGCACGACGAGATCCGCGGCCGGTACCGCGAGCTGCTCCAGCTCGCGCACTTCGACGAGCTCGAGGCCGACCTGTTCGACGGACTCCGGCGTTGA
- a CDS encoding metallophosphoesterase family protein, whose product MRIAILSDIHANLEALVEVEAALGRLAVDRVVCTGDVVGYGASPNACCERIRDLASITLLGNHDAAVAGRMEYAYYYDAARQALDWTAQQLDPDHLAWLRSLPYTHRVDDVAFSHGSPVLPGEFEYVFALEQAQELVAHQARLAPVTFIGHSHLCKAFALDRHGQVAEVSAPALVLDPDRQYIVSVGSVGQPRDYDSRACFVTYDTEARRVEYHRVSYDIATAARRIFDAALAENFGKRLFLGV is encoded by the coding sequence ATGCGCATCGCGATCCTGAGCGACATCCACGCCAACCTCGAGGCGCTGGTCGAGGTGGAGGCGGCGCTCGGGCGGCTGGCGGTGGACCGCGTCGTCTGCACCGGCGACGTGGTCGGCTACGGCGCCAGCCCGAACGCCTGCTGCGAGCGGATCCGCGACCTCGCCTCGATCACCCTGCTCGGCAACCACGACGCGGCCGTGGCCGGGCGGATGGAGTACGCCTACTACTACGACGCCGCCCGGCAGGCCCTCGACTGGACGGCGCAGCAGCTCGACCCCGACCACCTCGCCTGGCTGCGCTCGCTGCCCTACACGCACCGGGTGGACGACGTCGCCTTCAGCCACGGCTCGCCGGTGCTCCCCGGCGAGTTCGAGTACGTCTTCGCGCTGGAGCAGGCGCAGGAGCTGGTGGCCCACCAGGCGCGGCTCGCCCCGGTCACGTTCATCGGCCACTCACACCTGTGCAAGGCGTTCGCGCTCGACCGGCACGGCCAGGTGGCGGAGGTGTCGGCGCCCGCGCTCGTGCTCGACCCCGACCGCCAGTACATCGTGTCGGTGGGCTCGGTCGGCCAGCCCCGCGACTACGACAGCCGCGCCTGCTTCGTCACCTACGACACCGAGGCGCGCCGGGTCGAGTACCACCGCGTCTCGTACGACATCGCCACCGCCGCCCGGCGCATCTTCGACGCCGCGCTGGCGGAGAACTTCGGGAAGCGGCTCTTCCTCGGGGTGTAG
- a CDS encoding outer membrane protein assembly factor BamB family protein produces MTLGPVFRIRLGSSWKEDPSLRAAFARGRAAARLAAAEAVDALALEVDGVDIAAGRAEGTLLAGVAALGQAVLRLLAGAPRAEVHFSEGSVELVLARRGADALLTVVALDRPARVLARDVEVELPELARAARDAARALGDELGALGGPGGAGLGGDLRQLAARLDAARPAPEPSPAAGSASAGPRARRRRGAPTCAFELRDDEGLLATYRGPGPDLGSLLAPGRVVLRGSDGREVATLDGPPFLVLRDLAAFAGRLADAVRRSERSAPLSLAGRGRHGTVALRCDLAAGTLARAGGPAHPAPPLLLARALLEAAVDFCGVAAGRNPWQAQNGWVAELRALAAERLAHVQELLEGDRLAAAAAGGRVRSRRARRLPRAPLGPGQVRRLSFRQLFRGDVGAPAGFGLALEGGLVLAAGASAVLALDPRTGAERWTGPGARQAWLEEGVLHLEDGARLAQVDAGSGRERWTRAVAELPEGGTAVVRLAGGVALWVGRESVAALEPGTGRVLWTAAPPAARALRATAAGPLAVVGSAAGFLYALDAASGRATWRVRLPGPLAAAPGLHAGALLALCVTDLGGTLLALDPATGRRRFEVPLDATPTGPLVPFAGLLGVPGLVAGDPVVAAVDPAGALAWEDAPPLGPGPVALAPTAGGLLVKTGAGACLALDRAGAALWSRAEEPAAPPEVNVPPLAARGVALVPGDGVAALELATGRPLGHARLGAPARLAASAELDLWALDAEGALFAARLASHLSVID; encoded by the coding sequence ATGACGCTGGGCCCCGTGTTCCGCATCCGGCTCGGAAGCTCCTGGAAAGAGGACCCTTCGCTGCGCGCTGCCTTCGCGCGCGGCCGCGCGGCGGCGCGGCTCGCGGCCGCGGAGGCGGTCGACGCGCTGGCGCTCGAGGTGGACGGGGTGGACATCGCGGCCGGGCGCGCCGAGGGGACGCTCCTGGCCGGCGTCGCCGCCCTCGGCCAGGCGGTGCTGCGGCTGCTGGCCGGGGCGCCGCGGGCCGAGGTGCACTTCAGCGAGGGCAGCGTGGAGCTGGTCCTCGCCCGCCGCGGGGCGGACGCGCTCCTCACCGTGGTGGCGCTCGATCGCCCGGCCCGGGTGCTGGCGCGCGACGTCGAGGTGGAGCTCCCGGAGCTGGCGCGCGCCGCGCGTGACGCCGCCCGCGCGCTCGGCGACGAGCTCGGCGCGCTCGGCGGGCCGGGCGGCGCCGGCCTGGGCGGGGACCTCCGCCAGCTCGCGGCCCGCCTCGACGCCGCGCGGCCGGCCCCCGAGCCCTCGCCCGCGGCGGGGAGCGCCTCCGCGGGGCCGCGCGCCCGGCGCCGGCGAGGCGCGCCGACCTGCGCCTTCGAGCTGCGCGACGACGAGGGGCTCCTCGCGACCTACCGCGGCCCGGGGCCGGACCTCGGCTCGCTGCTCGCCCCCGGCCGCGTCGTCCTGCGCGGCTCGGACGGCCGCGAGGTCGCGACCCTCGACGGGCCGCCTTTCCTGGTGCTCCGCGACCTGGCCGCCTTCGCCGGCCGGCTCGCCGACGCGGTGCGCCGGAGCGAGCGCTCCGCGCCGCTCTCGCTCGCCGGGCGCGGCCGGCACGGGACGGTCGCCCTGCGCTGCGACCTCGCCGCAGGGACCCTCGCCCGCGCCGGCGGACCCGCTCACCCGGCGCCGCCGCTCCTCCTGGCCCGCGCGCTGCTCGAGGCGGCGGTGGACTTCTGCGGCGTCGCGGCGGGCCGGAACCCCTGGCAGGCGCAGAACGGCTGGGTGGCGGAGCTCCGCGCCCTCGCCGCCGAGCGCCTGGCGCACGTGCAGGAGCTCCTCGAGGGCGACCGCCTCGCCGCCGCGGCCGCCGGCGGCCGGGTGCGCTCGCGGCGCGCGCGCCGGCTCCCGCGCGCGCCGCTCGGGCCGGGGCAGGTCCGGCGGCTCTCGTTCCGTCAGCTCTTCCGCGGCGACGTCGGCGCGCCGGCGGGGTTCGGCCTCGCGCTCGAGGGAGGCCTGGTCCTCGCGGCCGGCGCCTCGGCGGTGCTGGCGCTCGACCCGCGCACGGGCGCGGAGCGGTGGACCGGGCCCGGGGCGCGCCAGGCGTGGCTCGAGGAGGGCGTCCTACACCTCGAGGACGGCGCGCGCCTGGCGCAGGTGGACGCCGGCAGCGGACGCGAGCGGTGGACCCGGGCGGTGGCGGAGCTACCGGAGGGCGGGACCGCGGTGGTCCGCCTCGCCGGCGGCGTCGCGCTGTGGGTGGGGCGCGAGTCGGTCGCCGCGCTCGAGCCCGGCACCGGGCGCGTCCTCTGGACCGCCGCGCCGCCCGCCGCCCGGGCGCTGCGCGCGACCGCCGCCGGGCCACTGGCGGTGGTGGGGAGCGCGGCGGGGTTCCTCTACGCCCTGGACGCGGCGAGCGGCCGCGCCACCTGGCGGGTGCGCCTCCCCGGGCCGCTGGCGGCCGCGCCCGGGCTCCACGCCGGCGCGCTGCTCGCGCTCTGCGTCACCGACCTCGGGGGCACGCTCCTCGCCCTGGACCCGGCGACGGGGCGGCGCCGCTTCGAGGTGCCGCTCGACGCGACCCCAACCGGCCCGCTGGTGCCGTTCGCGGGGCTGCTGGGGGTCCCCGGCCTCGTGGCGGGCGATCCGGTGGTGGCGGCGGTGGACCCGGCCGGCGCCCTGGCCTGGGAGGACGCGCCGCCGCTCGGGCCGGGCCCGGTGGCGCTGGCGCCCACCGCGGGCGGGCTCCTCGTCAAGACCGGCGCGGGGGCGTGCCTCGCCCTCGACCGCGCCGGCGCCGCGCTCTGGTCGAGGGCGGAGGAGCCGGCGGCCCCGCCGGAGGTCAACGTCCCGCCGCTCGCGGCGCGCGGGGTGGCGCTCGTGCCCGGGGACGGCGTCGCGGCGCTGGAGCTCGCCACCGGCCGCCCGCTCGGACACGCCCGCCTCGGCGCACCGGCGCGCCTCGCCGCCAGCGCCGAGCTCGACCTGTGGGCGCTCGACGCCGAGGGGGCGCTCTTCGCCGCGCGCCTGGCGTCGCACCTCAGCGTGATCGACTAG